The Penicillium oxalicum strain HP7-1 chromosome VIII, whole genome shotgun sequence DNA segment ACAAACGACAGATTGAGGATGGCCCGGTGGTAATATCGGAAAAGCACTCGCATCGACGACTCGTAGTCCTTCCACCCCAAAGACTCGCGCTCGATGGTCGACGACAGCCATGCTATCAACTCGCGTCCCCATTTTGCACGTACATGACGCATGATAGATTGTCATCATTGTGTTCTTGATGATGTTCAAGATCTCTGCATCAGTTTGATATTGTGATCTGGGGAAATACTCGGGGCCAGTCAGAATGGCCTTCACGGCCGGGGTTTGGAACACCTCACGAATCCTTCTGTACGCGGCGATAGCCAGCTTTTGATCGCTCTCCGTATCGAGCCAGTTTGGATTGATAATGGGCAGATCTTTCACGTCCCCAGACCCCAAAGTCACATTGCCGCGTGAAGTAGGAGCAACGACGCTGGTCACAATAGAAGCGTACTGTCCTCGCGATGGCTGCTGGAAAAAGGGATTGGAAAAGTTTCCCACAAAGGCCGATGCTGCTAGATACTAAAGACACGTTGTAGCTCATAATCAACGGTCAGATTCTCAGCGACTTACCTCAATCTCGGGCCAGTCATCTGGAAACCAGCTCAAGGTGCTTTCCACTTCAGGGCCCAGTCCCCGCCTCGATGCTTTGGGAAGCTTTTCAAAAGCAAGGTAATCAGTCGACGGATTGGTCAGCATCCCGtcatggaagagaagatatTTTGCAAGCTGTGATGCAAGCCCGAATGGATGCTGAGCCAACCATGCAAAGGTCTTCACAGAAACTGGGTAAGAAGGCCCAAAGAATACATGATCCCACATGTTCTGACCTACACCAGGTAGTTCTGCGATGACTTCAATTCCATGCTGCCGAAGAACATCTTTGGGACCGATCCCGGACAGCATCAGCAGTTGTGGCGACTGAAAGGCCCCGGCAGATAGGATGATCTCATGTTTGGCCCGTAAGGTATAGCCCCATATACCACGAACTTTGACACCAGACGCTCGATGACGTCTGTCAAAGAGGATCTTTTGTGCTTGGGTTCTCTGATAGACAGAAATGGTGCCCACGTTTCGGGCAAAATGGAAAAACGCAGCATCGGAGCTGCTTCGAGTCTCGTCCGTGGGGCGAATAGTCATGGCACAGAATTGATGGCCCATTAGCATACCGCTGTCGAGACCATCAATTTCTTCTATACCGACTGCTGAGAGTCCCTGCCGAGCCCATGTGGAAAAAGGCATTGCGTAACGAGGATACGAAACGTGCAGCGGCTCACCCCGAGCATCGAAGGCCGACTGGTTATATGGTGTGTCCGGACGAGTCGACTGGCGATCcggtggaaaa contains these protein-coding regions:
- a CDS encoding Dehydrogenase patE encodes the protein MWLWPPFPWDATYDYVVVGGGTAGVTVASRLAEKGLHVALVEAGGKYEWLRPISKIPGAANIGIGASVSTASSIDWNFVARQVPGANNRDIHYPRGKCLGGSSALNFMIYQRSVKFAFEAFSQILRPSFSPSEGAMNKWAELVDDTSYSFNETLKYFRRTVSFFPPDRQSTRPDTPYNQSAFDARGEPLHVSYPRYAMPFSTWARQGLSAVGIEEIDGLDSGMLMGHQFCAMTIRPTDETRSSSDAAFFHFARNVGTISVYQRTQAQKILFDRRHRASGVKVRGIWGYTLRAKHEIILSAGAFQSPQLLMLSGIGPKDVLRQHGIEVIAELPGVGQNMWDHVFFGPSYPVSVKTFAWLAQHPFGLASQLAKYLLFHDGMLTNPSTDYLAFEKLPKASRRGLGPEVESTLSWFPDDWPEIEYLAASAFVGNFSNPFFQQPSRGQYASIVTSVVAPTSRGNVTLGSGDVKDLPIINPNWLDTESDQKLAIAAYRRIREVFQTPAVKAILTGPEYFPRSQYQTDAEILNIIKNTMMTIYHASCTCKMGTRVDSMAVVDHRARVFGVEGLRVVDASAFPILPPGHPQSVVYMLAEKIAADIIASH